A window of the Lysinibacillus irui genome harbors these coding sequences:
- a CDS encoding DUF1177 domain-containing protein, which translates to MSLKHVIELYEVMDSINVNGETIKEYLHDIDSKADVKVKTIQGESGSTDFVRVLVKGKNGKSSGGNAPTLGIIGRLGGIGARPEMTGFVSDGDGALACMAGAAKAIDMALKGDQLEGDVIFSTHICPTAPTLPHEPVPFMNSPVDISVMNENEVEDTMDAILSIDTTKGNQVCNHKGFAITPTVKEGYILKISDDLLHAYTQSAGISPVVLPITMQDITPYGNGLYHINSILQPAVATSSPVVGVAITTESVVAGCATGATHVTDVESVVRFVLEVAKTYGAKKCSFYDEEQFTHMKNLYGSMSHLQTKGNEVHTHE; encoded by the coding sequence ATGTCATTGAAGCATGTTATTGAATTATACGAGGTAATGGATAGTATCAATGTAAATGGAGAAACAATTAAAGAGTATTTACACGATATTGATTCAAAAGCAGATGTCAAAGTAAAAACGATTCAAGGTGAAAGTGGCTCAACAGATTTTGTTCGCGTTCTAGTGAAAGGAAAGAATGGTAAATCCTCAGGTGGGAATGCACCTACATTAGGAATTATTGGTCGTTTAGGGGGTATTGGAGCACGCCCTGAAATGACAGGCTTTGTATCGGATGGAGATGGCGCTCTAGCATGTATGGCAGGAGCAGCTAAAGCCATTGATATGGCCCTTAAGGGTGATCAGTTAGAAGGAGATGTTATTTTCTCGACGCATATTTGTCCAACAGCACCAACCTTACCACATGAGCCGGTGCCATTTATGAACTCACCGGTGGATATTAGTGTCATGAACGAAAATGAAGTAGAAGATACGATGGATGCGATTCTCTCGATTGATACAACAAAAGGCAATCAAGTGTGTAACCATAAAGGGTTTGCTATTACACCAACAGTCAAAGAAGGTTACATATTGAAAATTAGTGATGATCTTTTACATGCTTATACGCAATCAGCAGGAATTTCACCAGTTGTACTGCCGATTACGATGCAAGATATTACACCTTATGGAAATGGTCTATATCATATTAATAGTATTTTACAACCAGCTGTTGCAACATCCAGCCCTGTTGTTGGTGTGGCGATTACTACAGAATCTGTCGTGGCAGGCTGTGCGACAGGTGCAACACATGTTACAGATGTTGAAAGTGTTGTGCGATTTGTCTTGGAAGTAGCAAAAACATACGGTGCTAAGAAGTGCTCCTTCTATGATGAAGAACAATTTACCCATATGAAAAATTTATATGGTAGTATGAGTCACTTACAAACGAAAGGAAATGAGGTGCACACACATGAATGA
- a CDS encoding M20 family metallopeptidase — MNDLQALKMQLLDAVENHQDELIEFCSKLIQIPSVNPPGDTTEITAFIENYLHEVGITYQKYEAADKMFNLVASIGNGEGKELVYCGHTDVVPVGDLSKWDFDPFSGEVKDGWMLGRGASDMKAGLAGIIFATKLLKKMDIELPGKLTLAIVPDEETGGEYGVPWLLERSLVKGDGCLIAEPSSPLNPTIGQKGSYWFELEVRGEPGHGSLSPLAGRNAIVDAIRAIQEIRTLWDMDISIPEEVQPLIEVSKKYMREVEKDRLKYQDVLEKITVNIGTIEGGTKSNVIPDYCKVQVDCRLPFGITQEQVTEILKNKLDSLAIDYSIQRFGFKSVANYTPAENPVCQSIVDNISFVTGQEAYGVMQWASSDARHFRQYDIPVLQYGPAYLPSIHGYNEKVRVEDIVRCAKVYITAAVDFLYQK, encoded by the coding sequence ATGAATGATTTACAAGCACTGAAAATGCAATTACTCGATGCAGTCGAAAATCATCAAGATGAATTAATTGAATTTTGTTCAAAACTTATTCAAATTCCCAGTGTCAACCCTCCAGGAGATACGACTGAAATAACAGCCTTTATCGAAAATTATTTACATGAAGTGGGCATTACGTACCAAAAATATGAAGCTGCAGATAAAATGTTTAACTTGGTTGCCTCTATTGGTAATGGTGAAGGAAAAGAACTTGTTTATTGTGGTCATACAGATGTTGTACCTGTGGGCGATTTATCGAAGTGGGATTTCGATCCATTCTCAGGAGAGGTAAAGGATGGCTGGATGCTTGGTCGTGGTGCAAGTGATATGAAAGCTGGTTTAGCGGGTATTATTTTTGCGACAAAGCTACTGAAGAAAATGGATATTGAATTACCAGGCAAATTAACGTTGGCGATCGTACCAGATGAAGAAACGGGTGGAGAATATGGTGTTCCTTGGTTGTTAGAACGAAGTTTAGTAAAAGGAGATGGCTGTTTAATTGCAGAGCCGTCTTCACCGTTGAATCCTACAATCGGACAAAAGGGCTCTTACTGGTTTGAATTAGAAGTACGTGGGGAACCAGGACATGGAAGTCTATCTCCTTTAGCTGGACGAAATGCTATTGTCGATGCCATTCGAGCTATTCAAGAGATTCGTACATTATGGGATATGGACATTTCCATTCCTGAAGAAGTACAGCCACTTATCGAAGTATCAAAGAAATACATGCGTGAGGTGGAGAAAGATCGATTGAAATATCAAGATGTTTTAGAGAAAATTACTGTAAATATTGGTACAATTGAGGGAGGTACGAAGTCCAACGTTATCCCAGATTATTGTAAGGTACAGGTTGATTGTCGCTTACCTTTTGGTATTACACAAGAACAAGTAACAGAAATTTTGAAGAATAAACTAGATAGTTTAGCTATCGATTATTCGATTCAACGTTTTGGCTTCAAAAGCGTAGCGAATTATACGCCAGCTGAAAATCCTGTGTGTCAATCGATTGTGGACAATATTTCATTTGTTACAGGTCAAGAGGCATATGGTGTGATGCAATGGGCAAGCAGTGATGCTCGACATTTCAGACAATATGACATTCCTGTATTACAATATGGTCCAGCGTATTTGCCAAGTATTCATGGTTATAATGAAAAAGTGCGTGTTGAGGATATCGTACGCTGTGCAAAAGTATATATTACTGCTGCTGTTGATTTCCTATATCAAAAGTAA